One window from the genome of Pararhizobium gei encodes:
- a CDS encoding response regulator transcription factor: MRILLVEDNMILGEAVRDHIVAAGHAVDWMTVLEDARAALHAVSYGLVLLDLRLPDGSGISLLKEMRAGKKTTPVIILTAHDQISDRIEGLNSGADDYLVKPFDLGELSARMLAVSRRFGGTVASELNIGNLRINPADRRVFAGAVEVALSGREWAVLDSLLSRQGAIVSKAQIEEALYSFGSEIESNTVEVYVSRLRKKLGRDHVVTVRGVGYKLGAPA; this comes from the coding sequence TTGCGCATCCTGCTGGTCGAAGACAACATGATTCTTGGCGAGGCGGTGCGGGATCATATCGTTGCCGCAGGGCATGCCGTGGATTGGATGACGGTGCTCGAGGATGCGCGGGCTGCCCTCCATGCCGTTTCCTACGGCCTTGTCCTGCTTGACCTGCGGCTGCCTGATGGCAGCGGCATTTCGCTTCTCAAAGAGATGCGCGCCGGGAAAAAGACGACACCGGTCATCATCCTGACGGCCCATGACCAGATCTCCGACCGCATCGAAGGACTGAACAGCGGTGCCGACGATTACCTCGTCAAACCGTTCGATCTCGGTGAACTGAGCGCCCGCATGCTTGCCGTCAGCCGCCGCTTCGGCGGCACTGTTGCGTCCGAACTGAATATTGGAAATCTCAGGATCAACCCGGCCGACCGGCGGGTTTTTGCCGGCGCGGTGGAGGTGGCTCTGTCGGGGCGGGAATGGGCGGTGCTTGATAGCCTGCTGTCGCGGCAGGGCGCCATCGTCTCGAAGGCGCAGATCGAGGAGGCGCTCTATTCGTTCGGGTCGGAGATCGAAAGCAATACCGTCGAGGTCTATGTCAGCCGCCTGCGCAAGAAACTCGGACGGGATCATGTCGTTACCGTGCGCGGCGTGGGTTATAAACTCGGAGCGCCGGCATGA
- a CDS encoding phosphoethanolamine transferase, which yields MTFETLSTPVARLSRPTIGSVTLSLLVALYLLFATNGTFWSKATSYLGFASPALILLGVGLAALFSALCIAVSVKYLTKPLFIFLITSSAAASWFMDHYGSIIDVDMIRNAAETTGAEAGDLITAGFFVHMMVFAGLPSLIVALVRIHHRPFGSKVLWNLALVFSCLAIFAAAAIANVRTFAATTRQHRDLVATLNPVTPIASAVRYLKASGVEENATVQPLGTDARVMPLAGQSKPRVTIVVAGETARAESFSLGGYFRPTNPELSRRDIRYFGETSSCGTATAVSLPCMFSVYTRSNYTHEKGQTTENLMDVLSHAGIKTEWWDNNTGSKGIADRIAYISLAERNDPQFCKGHECTDDVLLAGLDAWLDGIKGDSVLVLHQLGSHGPAYYQRYPEAFRRFQPDCRTAELGNCTREEIANAYDNSVLYTDHVLATVIDKLKSRDRRLAGSMVYMSDHGESLGEHGLYLHGAPYFIAPSQQTHVPFVLWLGKDAKASIAQSCLIAKTGEPQSHDNLFHTVLGLMHVATSVYDPKLDTLAACRGNPST from the coding sequence ATGACTTTTGAAACTTTATCGACGCCGGTGGCAAGGCTGTCGCGCCCGACGATCGGCAGCGTAACACTGAGTCTGCTTGTGGCGCTTTATCTTCTGTTTGCCACCAACGGCACGTTCTGGAGCAAGGCCACGAGCTATCTCGGCTTTGCGAGCCCTGCATTGATCCTGCTTGGTGTCGGTCTGGCGGCACTTTTTTCAGCGCTCTGTATTGCGGTCTCGGTAAAATATCTGACCAAGCCTCTGTTTATCTTTCTGATCACCAGCTCTGCTGCGGCTTCCTGGTTCATGGACCACTATGGATCGATCATCGATGTCGACATGATCCGCAATGCGGCGGAAACGACAGGCGCCGAGGCCGGAGATCTGATCACAGCCGGCTTTTTCGTTCACATGATGGTCTTTGCCGGCCTGCCCTCGCTGATCGTGGCGCTGGTTCGTATCCATCACCGGCCGTTCGGCAGCAAGGTGCTGTGGAACCTTGCGCTCGTTTTCTCCTGTCTTGCAATATTTGCAGCGGCTGCGATCGCCAATGTCCGTACCTTTGCCGCCACCACCCGGCAACATCGCGACCTCGTTGCAACTCTGAACCCGGTTACGCCCATCGCCAGCGCCGTCCGCTACCTGAAAGCCAGTGGTGTCGAAGAAAACGCCACAGTCCAGCCACTGGGCACGGACGCCCGTGTGATGCCGCTTGCGGGTCAGAGCAAACCGCGTGTGACGATCGTCGTCGCCGGCGAGACCGCAAGGGCCGAAAGTTTTTCGCTGGGCGGATATTTTCGTCCGACCAATCCCGAACTGTCGCGCCGGGATATCCGTTATTTCGGGGAGACGTCGAGCTGCGGCACGGCGACCGCTGTTTCGCTGCCTTGCATGTTCTCCGTCTATACCCGCAGCAACTATACGCATGAAAAGGGTCAGACGACGGAGAACCTGATGGATGTGCTTTCCCATGCCGGGATCAAGACGGAGTGGTGGGACAACAACACCGGCAGCAAGGGCATTGCCGACCGTATCGCTTACATATCCCTTGCGGAACGCAACGATCCCCAGTTTTGCAAGGGCCATGAATGCACCGACGACGTGCTACTTGCCGGTCTCGATGCCTGGCTCGATGGCATCAAGGGCGACAGCGTCCTGGTTCTCCATCAGCTCGGCAGTCATGGCCCGGCTTATTACCAGCGCTATCCCGAGGCATTCCGCCGCTTCCAGCCCGATTGCCGCACCGCAGAGCTTGGAAACTGCACGCGCGAGGAGATCGCCAATGCCTATGACAACAGCGTCCTTTATACCGATCATGTTCTGGCCACCGTCATCGACAAGCTGAAGAGCCGCGACAGACGGCTTGCCGGGTCGATGGTCTATATGTCGGATCACGGAGAATCGCTTGGGGAGCACGGGCTTTATCTCCACGGCGCGCCCTATTTCATTGCGCCATCACAGCAAACGCATGTTCCCTTCGTGCTGTGGCTGGGAAAGGATGCAAAGGCTTCCATCGCGCAATCCTGCCTGATCGCGAAAACCGGCGAACCGCAATCGCATGACAATCTGTTTCATACGGTGCTCGGTTTGATGCATGTCGCAACCTCCGTCTACGACCCGAAGCTGGACACGCTCGCGGCTTGCCGCGGCAATCCCTCAACATGA